DNA sequence from the Liolophura sinensis isolate JHLJ2023 chromosome 1, CUHK_Ljap_v2, whole genome shotgun sequence genome:
GAATATGACCGACAAGAATCAAATCCTGAAAGCTGTGAGGACGTCTGTCATGAGCAAGCAGTATGGTCATGAAGATTTCCTGGCACAATTAATCACAGAGGCCTGCAGTGAGTATTCTTCAGTGTTGGCAGTtaccacaatatggctgcagtATTGCCGAAGATGCTTCAAGCCATAATGATTGGTTCCTTGTTGACTTCAATATGGTGATTCAGTAGTTAATAGCATTTGCCTCAGAAACTGGGAACTTGACTCATACCTAGGAATTGAAAGGAAAATACAACCTTTGTTACAACCACACAAGCCTAAAAGAAAAAAGGGGAAACAAATCTTGTAAAACTTGCAACATCACaggatgttttcattttgaggCATCCATTTTTATCCTCAAATGTCATGTGAGGGAATGTTATGGTTTAGGATGAACTTGTAGAGATAGCACTCTTCAAGgagaaggaaacataaaaatgatgccaaaatcagatggaaaagtgtgaaatttaatctaaattatgataatatttatgaatatattaaaattataaatatgattcataattcagattgaaaacatttgttagctgaaaagaccgaTTTTGGTGGAAATATGTtcattaaacatgtattttatccTTATTTCTGACATTGGTACCAAATATCCACCTTACAAAAATTATGTTCCAGtgactttttctctttaaaggaAAATTGAAGTTCACATTTAAAACTAATTTCGCACTTTTTCATCTGAgctttatataatttttatattttcctcGCCTTTAAATTTACTCTAAACCAGATTTTTACAATGGTCTACTCTTGTTTTAGTTTCGGTTTATCCCGAAAAGACCAATTTCAGTGTGGACAACATTAGAGTCATAAAGATAATGGTGAGTACTGAATTGTATGataaacaaatttttcacttttgccaGTATGAAAGTAGACTGTAATGTTGAAATTTCTCATTTGGGCAGATTTTAAGGTTTATGTTTCCATTCAAATTCATGAAATTATTTAGTCTTGTTTAGTCTGTCAGTCTTGTTTTTATGTTGGGTCATACAGCAGAAGATTAAACCATTGCCTGGGTGTTATCATCTTTGGCACTAGACTTGAGGGAATAGGTGAGGTAATGCTTGGCTCAATGTCAGTAAGCTGTGACGAGAGTGACTAGCACCTTTGGCATAGTGTTTCAGTTAGGCAGCGCTTAATATGTGTTGTCATGGCTTCCTACCTGCTTTATGCAGACTTCTCCCTGAAGTCACCACAAGCAAAACAACAAAGTCaaattttctttaaagaaaagacCTCCAAATTCGAAGTTAAACATCATTTAATAGACCACTttaaactatgcataaatatccttccatgtatttattttaggtttttgtgaagagagttaaaggttttcaaacctttgaattctaaggtgggctttatggaccatactatcagaatttttttaaccCTTGACATCACACAAAGTTTTTCCatctctaatcacgacactgaatgttggaataaatctttttacaAAGAGTAAAAgattattgaaataatgttctcaaatatTCATTCCTCCTCAAatattccttccttctggtcaACACcaggaaaaaaagatgatgtaATTTCAgggttcctagatactgtcaatatggctcataaagccctcCATAGAGtttaaatatctgaatgccttttagcacttttaaaaatatctaaaaaaaaaaaactaaaagaatttttacacatagtttcctgttgtctgtatgataaaccttatttcatattttagctttcttttactttaattctTTAAATTTCTGATCCTTAACTTGTGTTATTAGAGTTCAGATTGTACTATTAGTTGGCTGTTTTGCGTCCGATGTTTTGTTCAACACATGGTCAGGATGGGCAACTAACCTGAGAGCACGGATGTGCCAGAAGTCAAATAAGTACAATAATCAGTGGCATAAGGGTACAAATCTGGGCCTTAAGCAGTGAAATGAATTTACTGCATGAAACTGACTGACACTTTGCAGGGAGCTGGAGTCCTCCAGTCAGATGTTGTCCATGGGATGGTGTTCAAACGGCAAGTGGAGGGTGAAATCAACAAAGTGGACAAGTGTAAAATTGCTGTCTATTCCTGCCCTTTAGACAGCATGCAGACAGAAACTAAGGTAGGGGTGAATGAAACGTTTGTTACTGGTTGTACTATGATCCGggctgtgggaaggtctgccagcaacctgcggatggttgtgagtttccaccaggctctgctcgatttcctcctaccataatgctggccgtcgttgtagaagtgaaatgtttttgagtatggcgtaaaacactaatgaaataaataaatatgatccaGGCCTTCAAATTTGAGGAGCTCTATCACAATCTCACATCTAATGCACACCTGCGACAAAGTCTAGGTGTGATAAGACACAATCAATAACTTGCGGAGAATGAATTTTGGTGTGCTGATCATAATATTGGCTTTCTGCGAGAGGTGTTACAAACATACACCAGTTTTCTGTCCCAGTGATTTAATTTCctgttttattgtgttaaaatgacTAAGTAATCTAATTTGTGATCAATTTTCTTCATCTCTGTACCTTCCCACAGGGTACAGTGCTTATCAAGAATGCTGAGGAATTGAAATCATTCAGTAAAGGGGAGGAAACCATGATGGAAGAGGTGAgttggttgtctcccttggttaTTCTCTTTGATCCACTAGCACTAAGTAAGTTGTCTCCGGTTGTTTGTAAATCACAAGCAGGAAGTGGACCTGACTGGCTCAGATGGTCAAAGTGATGACTGGCTGCGACCATAAGgttgcgtgttcaaatccagttctggCTGTCTCATCTGCATCTTTGAGTCGAGAGGTTTGTGGTTGCTATGGGCACTGCactttcctccatccataaccTAAACATTATACTGTAAGTGAAACCTGCTTGAGCACAGGGTTTATAACCAGTTAAAAACATAGATAGATTAGTGGGGTTGTTAGGTAGGGTATGTCAcacttctgaaatatttttgagaatgatgtaaagcaccaatcaaactaaaaaaaaaaacatctcagTAAGTTTTTGCTCAGTCTGTCCTGGTTTTACAGCAAATCAAATCGATTGCCGATGCAGGATGTACACTGATTGTCTCTGGAGGAAAAGTGGGAGAGTTGGCTCAGCATTACTGTAACAAATACAAGATCATGGTGGTACGGCTGTTGTCAAAGTGGGATCTGAGGAGACTGTGTCGGGCTGTTCAGGCCACAGCCCTCCCCCGTGTGGTGAGTACATCAAGACATTACGTTGCCATTGTAGTTGTGTGCATGTAGCGATACaattgctttgtgaaacaggtgAACAGGCTTAAACATGAAATGATTAATAGATATGTCTTGACGTTAAAGTCAAATGTTATTGTCAAAGAATTCGTAATTCACATCAATTACAaggttttacatgttttattttgatcatGCATTAGGTGATCttaagttagaaaaaaaaaaatacataccaGCAGGCTGTGTTACAGTTGATAGAGAAGGGCATGATCCCACAGAATTTGGGAAAGGCCCAGTGGGCTCAGAGTTGGgaaaatttttgacatatttcatGCAAAACTGCACATTTTTGGAAGTAATGTACCAGGGAGTCATTGTTTTTATGTGCACTTGCAGGTTATAAGTGACAATATAGACCTGCCTTAAATAAAATCATGTGAATGCCTATGTGAGTTAACCAAAAGCAAACACACAAACCTTCATTTCTCATAGTATACCTTAACCCCACCGTTCAAACAATAATAGACAGGTGTCCATGTGTGTCTGAAAAGGGTATATTTTGGGAAATCCATCCCCAACTGAGACGTTTGTAGTGGCGAATTGGGAAACAGACCATTAGGAATGGAATCAGATAGCAGCACCTAGAGCAAAGCTACGTTATGGCCTACAAACACACGCCAAATAACACATGGTTCCTAAGCCCCTTTGACTAAAGGATTTGCATGTTACTTGTTGGCAGTGTATGCAGCGTAAAACTCGTCTatgggtttttgttttttttttttttttcagactgcCCCAACCAATGAGGAGGCTGGTTACTGCGACCATGTTTATGTAGATGAGATAGGAGACACGCCAGTTGTGGTCTTCAAACAAGGTAAATTCCCAAAGATAatggttcagcatgaaggggatagtgcaacgactggttgacccgtatcagtagtatgatggctcgggcggggcggcttacttgccttcgggaagttgtctcagtgaagcagctctaaatagaagagcggtggaaatccgtccttcaacaaggaggcacattacacgtacatgcaccctaaggattccttcgttgtcatatgactgaaaaattgttgagtacgacgttaaaccccaagcactcactcacccccctaatataatgtataatcTATCATAGCATTTTAGTGTTAGATGAAACAAAAAACTTTGAAGAAAAggatacttttttaaaaaatctgtttatttatttaattgttgtttcaaGCCATGCTCTAGagtttttcatttgtacgaAGGTGGTGAGATGactgggtggagaaaaccaggggGTAAAACCACCAACTATTGGCAAGACAaatttttatgtgtaaaaaCAAAGAGAGAAATACACATGCTCTAGGCTCTAACAAGAATGATGcacgaaattttaatatattcatggAAGTTCTGCTATTTGACCTCTGACAGATAAAAAGGAAAGTGCTATTGCGACGATAGTTGTGAGGGGCTCAACAGACAACATCATGGATGACATTGAGAGAGCCATCGATGACGGCGTCAACACCTTTAAGTGTCTCACTAAGGTAGGTGGATGTGGTAGTGGCGCCATTCTTCCATGTAACTAGGATAACTGTGTCTGTGCAAAGTCATGATCAAGCTGTTCTGAGATGTGCTTAATGTGGTCTGCTAGCCAACAAAATCAAGCAACCATTAGAGTAATGGGGGTTGCAATAATGTGATGTCCATTAGTCCTGGACAGGTAGTTTTCCTCAGTGACCATTGAAAACAGAAAGTTACCTTTCACATGTGTTTTAGCACGTTATTTGTGAAAGAGTTCTGAATTCACAGACCAAATTTTATCTGCAGTTTCATATTTGTTAGAAAAAAGGATGGTAAAGTGTTTAACCACTGAAAGGACGTATGTTATTTTGGGTGTGTTGATTATGTTACAGGACCCCAGACTGGTTCCTGGGGCAGGAGCCACTGAAATTGAGGTGGCCAAACAAGTGACATCTTACGGAGAGGTCAGTAATGTTGTGCTGTGCCGTTCTGTCATGTTGTGCTGTGCTGTTCTGTTGTGCTGTGCAGGTCTGTCAGGCTGTGCCATTCTGTCGTGCTGTACAGTTCTGTTGTGTAGTGCTGTACCATTCTGTCACAAACATTGTGATTAGCGCTAATTAGATGGCAGAGTGTCTCAAACATCCATCTTGTTATTCTAATTCAGAGTTCAAGGTCgtcgttgtacaagtgaaatattcttgagtggtGTGTAAGCCATCAATTGAATTTAAGAAATTAATCTCTAAGGGTCTCTGTTTTTCCAACTTTTGTGTTCAGCTTTAGAGGAAAGTTTGCACACACTGACAAGACCTCGTATTACTGTGACcatatatctggtgtcttctgtTTAGTATTGTAACTAGGCAGaacaacaacatacactgaATGaaccgcttcagtggcctaatgattCGAGTGTCTACCTCAAACTCAGGAGACCTttgatcaaacctgggtcggttcataccaaagacttcaaaatggtacttgttgctacctctcttggctctcagcactgagagtttagagcaaagAAAGATGACTGAATGGcttggtgtcagtgtaatgtgactagATGGGGTGTCATTTcgggtgtcttcagcatgatacttcattggtggCAGTACTTTGTGCCAGAAGAATACAGTAAATACAGAAgatactgtaaatgtacaccCACCAAATAactccttgttgtcatatgactgaaaggctgttcagtatggcataaaaacccaagcatacatgcataggATACAAGTACATTGACATTGGGAAGGACCTGGTCTGAAACTCTGCCATGACAACATTAGAACTGTTTTAGTAATATGAATAACTGGAAAATTTGCCATCGTGACTGGCactaaattaaaaattatttctagACTTCCAGCTGTGTTATGTGATAATCAGTCGGttcctcttttaaaaaaaaaaatggctctAAAAACTTTGAATTTATGCTTAAGATTTTGTACAGTTTTCACTTGCTACTTGATATAGCAGACATTAATGAgaagtatttttgttttgcagagtGTACCAGGCCTAGAACAGTACGCCATTACAAAATTTGCTGAGTCATTGGAAGCCATTCCACGAGCAATAGCAGAGAACACGGGAGCTAGGGTGAGACATTTTGATTGTTAGCTCATCTGGAGGGTGTCGGTGGTTAAAACCTTccttttttagctcctgtatgaTGGCTTTCATGCATGGATTGAAGTTTTGAAGCTTTGTTTTTTAGCTCCCTTGTCTAagttatgatacatgtatgtaaatgtattgacTCAGATGTAAGTGTAaacccttgtttttttttttttgttttttgtttttttttttttagctccctGGTCTAAGGTCCATATGGTTTGTAAATGTAAACTTGTATGGAAGGTTAACCATTTTTTATAGCTCCTTATAATGGGCACTCATACATGGATGGAagaaattatgttttgttttcatacatagACAACCCTCAATGAAATTGGGAATGGAGTGTaggaatcaccctgtctgtctgtagacatgAAAATGCCTACGCATGTCCTCCCAAACTACGTGCCTGTTTTGATGTAACTTACCACACATCTTGCCTGTCATCTGAACTAGTGCatacttaagtttaatggcaatcaaggtattattttcataattacccccATTTAATGGTGCTTTTCCATGGATTTTGTCCATGCCAGTCTTCCTGAAGTACTGAatctatttccatgaaactcaGCATACAACCACATGTATCTAAACTTGTGTATGCGCAAGTTCAATTACAATCACTTATTTTCTTAATTACTCCCATTCAGATACTTTGTGctataatggattttcatgtacacagattttgtccacACAACTTCTGCTAAAGTTTTGCACCAATTTCCCTAAAACCACTAAAGCATTTTTttgagtggaatttatgcaaattatgaattattatgaaaatgattctaaaatgatttatttgtgtgaataaagatgccagcttcataaaactgtgcaaattagcTGTCTTACAACCCCTGCAGTAGCTctatcagaatgtttcaaaatattgcgtGTATCTAAACAAAATATCTGAACATTTATATGGTTAATattgatgacagtgtgattattacttttgttttcatatttaaccttccccccccccccccccccccccacctcattcagatacatgtgtaatgatGTTTTTCATGCGTACAGTTTAATGGTTAAGCTGAAGAAACATTTCAGTACTGCGATGCACTCAAAGTTGTATATTTCACACGGATAATATCTGCGAATCGGTGTAATATTCGTGTATGATGATGCCATTCCACTtcattttggtttagaggtcagtatATGAgcgtatcacatgacttgaacatcaTGCAGTTTAACAAACTGTTCAGTCAGGCCAGCTATTTGTGTATCCCTGTCAACTTTGACTGAAGAGGATGTCGTCATAGGTATCGGGATGAACATCAGCCCACGTCAGTCCACCCattaccaatacatgtatatctagaaaattaatttatttatctcaatAAAATTTGGGAGACTTGTTTATCCTCACTCCACTAAGAAACTCGCTGAAAATAATCATCGCCAGACAATATTTTGCTAAACTTGCACCTATCTTTCTGTCAGATTTGATAGTAGGCTACTTTTGCATTGtatgttcacttcaaaactGCTGTTGCAACAATGCGGCTGAAAATATAGCCGTTGAAAGCAACTTATTTAAATAAGACTTCACTTGTGGATTCACTAGTGGCTGTCTCATTTGAAGAGTTCATTTAGTTCAGATGATCATGTACCTACTTCACATGCCGGAGCTCATATTGGGTTTATTAAAGCGATGTCgaaaaattgtgctgttattttaaccgtcatctacataaagttgagatTTCCAGATGTCTtctgacatgtatctgacttaAAATGAACATTCGAATGTTCGGTTTTATCTGGGGTTTCCCCTTCGAACATAAGCCCACACAAGTCACTGTATTTAGAAAGCCTAATTTTTTTTagacagttacctcccttgtttaGCGACCTTGAAAGGTCAGACATGGTGTGTTGTTGTAATTATGCAgtctaccatgtaacttcagt
Encoded proteins:
- the LOC135475808 gene encoding LOW QUALITY PROTEIN: T-complex protein 1 subunit theta-like (The sequence of the model RefSeq protein was modified relative to this genomic sequence to represent the inferred CDS: deleted 1 base in 1 codon) — its product is MALHVPTPPGFAQMLKQGARHYSGLEEAVYKNIEACKELAKTTRSALGPHGQNKMVINHLEKLFVTNDAATIIRELEVQHPAAKMIVMASQQQEQECGDGTNFILVFAGALLENAEELLRMGLSVTEVIEGYEIACKKAVEILPDLVVDKVTNMTDKNQILKAVRTSVMSKQYGHEDFLAQLITEACISVYPEKTNFSVDNIRVIKIMGAGVLQSDVVHGMVFKRQVEGEINKVDKCKIAVYSCPLDSMQTETKGTVLIKNAEELKSFSKGEETMMEEQIKSIADAGCTLIVSGGKVGELAQHYCNKYKIMVVRLLSKWDLRRLCRAVQATALPRVTAPTNEEAGYCDHVYVDEIGDTPVVVFKQDKKESAIATIVVRGSTDNIMDDIERAIDDGVNTFKCLTKDPRLVPGAGATEIEVAKQVTSYGESVPGLEQYAITKFAESLEAIPRAIAENTGARGTEVLSKLYASHQEGKKTVGVDVDEVGSVCDTTAQGLVDLYLTKYWGMKFSMTAACTVLKVDQIIMAKESGGPKPKENKGWDED